In the Plectropomus leopardus isolate mb chromosome 5, YSFRI_Pleo_2.0, whole genome shotgun sequence genome, one interval contains:
- the brca2 gene encoding breast cancer type 2 susceptibility protein isoform X2, translating to MDLPSKTMYDTFKDEIWKELGPLDPNWFEALTAQTFTNEESISDQDDLCANQEGHFKTPAVDSQLFSTPKVFRRSRVVSPETEDEQSLTFEQEKETLPLTATQSPYLFRVSKEGVPGEKYGGSQPQYQDSFDLLHTPQKSPVGHAKHISESLGAQIHPDMSWTSSLNTPPAVPSTLILSKTDESPCPVSVSADKNVEFVRKLFPSLSNASKVGTVSPKNDDMPSVHQGVVSPEASQNPEPHDSPQSSLNQSGVVWKQKLPDAIEDGEIRSAVASVLDGAENVLSLFFTKSSSALRKAKTDRSKRKQIIPTKEHTDNNAHSAESSEQRTADQEHGILPSSPPIKTGDVAITQWSPLSLSEIPPCTVDTSCHDSNCATQMENKVLTGQLQSDSDSGLSVRPLMKTPDSGFTTKKRKFVYTVVTSKLQVQGKDTRSQRMDSSPGIPDSGQGVHVKQLEKARDEADIRSIGKNEMQKQANLAEENLPPSVQAKIQDLDMSQLCKDFAQDFSQMLDPSNLSKGTEDTTRKGFSPSACLSAMKQAKQKAMQANPHRDCNGNSESRHVSTTNQKNCNEGTISDSGFQSAVADSTHVTASFVLPSSEISGQSQQWTDFKTDIHRTSSFTSTNTGNGKAHLDHIVQKAETDAKLPSAIKENQMPGLGRESESNIESTSAQLPSCAKGTVDNINCAPLNGPVHGSLPEKTTVSLPSVHTSGFKTASNKGINVSSANLKRAKRLFEETEGERTTSNKPAKCACDIKEEISVGHGSVNNQATKSNQPLSTTEKNVDISCQLTASQKADVTELCTLLEEADSQFEFTQFRTAKPKQHSQDNATSPQKVDKELDSDFLSGIDFDDSFSLEAEKQVAAPVMHDNMTLVSHVETHCGTSNITSKSTGLPLSSPVEKEYSSTKDVSSSSKHSFEGSSSIMSVEPKNLDRAGHTETSNLENKNPLMLGVGFKTAGGNVLRVSKTCLSKARALFADLQDNLVTCEKPPDKQSSKTEAETQHKRCVDNHNGTVLHHNNILKSTAYGNDKKRTVQGCLSNMKEYVCSGKQVTGIRDEGATTSLKNNIMDTTTCQSGFQLASGKDISISAKAMQEADAFFKDCDTMDTDTGMSVNKKESKAPLSRNVIHKKTLLKYLNVQGMEVQLPEKPINESENGNACQAAPLTEVVQQKEEIPNFGFKNMAALTNAAFFNGNPSSTVEVLSSLSGTTSKNIGSSAIDELRNDSCSSIASGKKVSISADTMKKAEHLLNEIHTLEGTNKKLKPKGDALRTGHLTNHNQLLPPKNCGFQKASGKGVVISSTALKKAKLLLSECDGVEDEIGVKPMHSKTQVPGPQPRNSEFLAASGKPVAFSSEALQKAKALFSDIAFSAEFPAASDTRNRDKKQGNAGNTEKMHCGFTTAGGAKLHVSQNNLLKAKDHLKEFDDDCISAKEMQESDAFFEDWDFENSIDGKAVKHEKSTPPLSGSGCEKRSSSGEPGSGCIEFDNVNVGPDIKHEEMLHPHDKEIHKGVFKNTSDSLKAASVHGNSSVMTQPFSAQLCTTSVNISSSAINESSTGGGFCTASGIKVFVSNDAITKAKSLVDKSTTFEDTNKHLKHREYTFLPQNSGFQTDGCKGVPISSAALEQAKTLLNECERAEGGVDIKPPHSKMPVPGLPPRNSGFLAASGKPVAFSSEALQKAKALFSDISFSAEIPAASDTRNSDKKQGDAENTEKMHCGFTTAGGAEVHVSQNSLLKAKKLLKEFDGDCISAKAMQETDSFFEGCDIKDDNNSKRKAPMSRTGGEKKNIYAEPGGGHWMLHPDDEEIHKAVFKNTSDSLKAASVHGNPSVMTKPLSSQLNPTSKNVSSSTINESNGGGFCTASGKKVSLSDDAMTKAKSLLNEIATFEDTNKHLKQKQSTFPAQNGGFQTASGKGVSISSAALKKAKTLLNECDGVEDGVDVNPSHPKMQVLSPLPGNSGFLAASGKPVAFSSEARQKAKALFSDIAFSAEIPAASDTRNSDKKQGDAENTEKMHCGFTTAGGAKVHVSQNNLLKAKNFWKEFDDGEYRDSNSYPGGPHKSDLSKVKITSNSNLTTASEENKFNAPRVLKPLQEMDHGNETSQNPSLPRCFSIKDKTHTNPSGVCNLNDNPGEEMSSMLDYETNQTISSEGPDAKRPQESSVLNFKSLNLSGCTDTQQRFFAQEALDCTKALLEDEGLAGQSLSMTLEDVPLQDNPKSSFRSEEEQKGTGKRSVEDPDVTGQPPLKRRLLEEFDRTIHGPRGSTLNPEKSFPNGVMKDRRVFQYSDSLKPNITRPHRNGKNSVETTLQKTTTTQHSTPGNRKSAHSKTPVFVPPFLKNAKTEHRKNTELKDTIRTPSVFVPPFKKQRTVVQEISSKPQEEEEDKHRHLSATHFNGNTFVLPTKNTQSTTDETGNKSKEDIQTVALADTPNDYLMNNQKLPVGCGSEDSAAEVSLVDNTLSASQAMFQNLQNIELARDMQDMRIRKKKRQTIRPLPGSLFLTKTSGVLRIPLKAAVNGKSPARYSKKQLYGHGVHQHVFKITSETAESFRFSLGQFIKQEAFIDGGGVQLADGGWLIPSKDGTAGKEEFYRALCDTPGVDPKLISEEWVHNHYRWIVWKQASMERSFPETMGSLCLTPEQVLLQLKYRYDVEVDHSRRPALRKIMEKDDTSAKTLVLCVCGVVSRGHSLNKQSFNDAKTPQGRVAVGGKLIIHGAQLMGSQDACSPLEAPESLMLKICANSSRPARWNTKLGFHRDPRPFLLPVSCLYSSGGPVGCVDIIILRSYPIQWMERKPDGGVVFRSVRAEEKEARRYNSHKQKAMEILFARIQAEFEKEDKGNNKPQRRRRTISRQSIASLQDGEELYEAVKDDPAYFEAHLSEQQLESLQTYRRSLIERKQAALQDRYRRALENAEDSEGSCPKRDVTPVWRLCIADSSDKPGSVYQLNLWRPPSDLQSLLKEGCRYKVYNLATSDGKKPGGTSTLQLTGTKKTQFQDLQASQEWLSTRFQSRVSTHFVDLQNTEFQPLCGEVDLAGYVISIIDGQGFSPAFYLTDGKMNFVKVRCFSSFAQSGLDDWVKPRALLALSNLQLRGQSTAPTPVVYAGDLTVFSTNPKEVHLQEIFSQLRNLVQGQENFFPIAEEKLSHLVKSDGLRSISSPALQTRASPSATIRRQDTKTRVMSQQPARSLGSFTPVSRKPSAANCSTEKDPCALKRKRALDYLSRVPSPPPLSHLVSMASPCVNKTFNPPRRSGTPSTLKTVQTPVITPVEDEWVNDEELAMIDTQALHVGDLL from the exons ATGGATTTACCCTCAAAAACCATGTACGACACGTTCAAAGATGAAATCTGGAAAG AGTTGGGACCACTGGACCCCAACTGGTTTGAGGCATTGACAGCTCAAACGTTCACTAATGAGGAAAGTATCTCTGATCAAGATGACCTGTGTGCTAACCAAGAGGGACATTTTAAAACACCTGCTGTTGACAGTCAGCTGTTTTCCACACCCAAAGTTTTCAGACGCAGTCGAGTTGTGTCACCTGAAACTGAGGATGAGCAATCATTGACTTTTGAACAAG aaaaagaaacattgccATTGACAGCAACGCAAAGTCCATATTTGTTTCGGGTGTCAAAAGAGGG GGTTCCAGGTGAGAAATATGGAGGTTCCCAGCCTCAGTATCAGGACAGTTTTG ATCTGCTTCATACCCCACAAAAATCCCCA GTGGGCCATGCCAAGCATATATCTGAAAGTCTCGGAGCACAGATTCATCCTGACATGTCATGGACCAGTTCTCTAAATACCCCACCAGCAGTGCCATCCACTCTGATTTTAT CTAAAACTGATGAGAGTCCCTGTCCTGTGAGTGTTTCAGCAGACAAAAATGTTGAG TTTGTACGGAAgcttttcccctctctttcaAATGCATCCAAAGTTGGAACTGTGTCACCCAAAAATGATGACATGCCCTCTGTCCACCAAG GTGTTGTTTCCCCTGAAGCTAGTCAGAATCCAGAGCCCCACGACTCCCCCCAAAGTTCACTTAATCAGAGTGGTGTTGTTTGGAAACAGAAGCTACCAGATGCAATTGAAGATGGAGAAATTCGCAGTGCAGTAGCAAGTGTTCTTGATGGAGCTGAAAAtgttctgtctttatttttcaccAAAAGTAGTTCAGCGCtgagaaaagcaaaaactgacagaagcaaaagaaagcaaattatTCCTACAAAAGAGCACACGGACAACAATGCACACAGTGCTGAATCCAGTGAGCAGAGAACAGCTGATCAGGAGCATGGCATTCTTCCTTCATCCCCACCCATTAAAACTGGAGATGTTGCAATCACCCAGTGGTCTCCTTTGAGTTTATCTGAAATTCCACCTTGTACTGTGGATACTTCTTGCCATGATAGTAATTGTGCTACACAGATGGAAAACAAAGTGTTGACAGGACAACTGCAAAGTGACTCTGATTCTGGCCTGTCGGTCAGGCCACTGATGAAAACCCCAGACTCTGGATTTAcaacgaaaaaaagaaaatttgtttacACTGTTGTGACTTCAAAACTGCAAGTTCAAGGAAAAGACACACGGTCTCAGAGGATGGACTCATCACCAGGGATTCCAGATTCTG GACAAGGTGTTCATGTGAAGCAGTTGGAGAAAGCCCGAGATGAAGCGGATATTCGCAGTATTGGGAAAAATGAGatgcaaaaacaggcaaatcTTGCAGAAGAAAATCTACCTCCATCTGTCCAAGCAAAAATCCAGGATCTTGACATGTCACAGCTTTGCAAAGATTTTGCACAAGACTTCAGTCAAATGTTAGACCCCAGTAATCTGAGTAAAGGAACAGAGGACACTACTCGAAAGGGCTTCTCTCCATCAGCTTGTCTGTCAGCCATGAAACAAGCTAAGCAGAAAGCAATGCAAGCAAACCCTCACCGTGACTGCAATGGCAACAGTGAAAGCAGACATGTCTCTACCACTAATCAAAAGAACTGCAATGAGGGCACAATAAGTGACAGTGGGTTCCAGTCTGCTGTTGCAGATAGCACTCACGTGACTGCATCATTTGTTCTTCCCAGCTCAGAGATCAGTGGTCAAAGTCAACAGTGGACAGACTTTAAAACTGACATTCATAGAACCTCTTCTTTCACGTCTACAAATACAGGAAATGGAAAAGCACATTTGGATCATATTGTACAAAAAGCTGAAACGGATGCCAAGCTGCCCAGCGCAATCAAGGAAAACCAGATGCCAGGACTTGGCAGAGAGAGTGAGTCTAACATAGAGAGCACATCAGCACAACTACCGAGCTGTGCAAAAGGAACTGTTGATAACATTAATTGTGCTCCACTTAATGGTCCAGTCCATGGCAGTCTGCCAGAGAAAACAACAGTTTCTCTTCCTTCCGTCCATACATCAGGATTCAAAACAGCTTCAAATAAGGGTATAAACGTTTCCTCGGCCAACCTGAAGAGAGCCAAGCGTCTCTTTGAAGAGACTGAGGGGGAAAGAACTACAAGCAACAAGCCCGCCAAATGTGCCTGTGACATTAAAGAAGAAATCAGTGTGGGTCATGGATCAGTGAATAATCAGGCCACTAAATCGAACCAGCCACTTTCTACAACCGAAAAAAATGTGGATATCAGTTGCCAGTTAACAGCTTCACAAAAAGCTGACGTGACTGAGCTTTGCACTCTTTTGGAAGAAGCGGATAGCCAGTTTGAATTTACACAGTTCAGAACTGCAAAGCCAAAACAACATAGTCAAGATAATGCCACCTCTCCTCAAAAAGTTGACAAAGAACTTGACAGTGATTTTCTTTCAGGTATAGATTTTGACGACAGTTTTAGCTTAGAAGCTGAAAAGCAAGTGGCCGCACCTGTGATGCATGACAACATGACCTTAGTTTCACATGTTGAAACACACTGTGGGACATCCAACATCACAAGTAAATCCACAGGTTTGCCATTGTCAAGTCCAGTAGAAAAAGAATATTCCTCTACTAAAGATGTGTCTTCCTCTTCAAAGCATAGCTTTGAAGGCAGCAGCAGTATTATGTCAGTTGAACCCAAAAATCTTGACAGAGCTGGGCACACTGAAACAAGCAACCTGGAGAACAAGAATCCTTTAATGCTTGGTGTGGGATTTAAGACCGCTGGAGGAAATGTTCTGAGAGTCTCAAAAACGTGTTTGAGCAAAGCCAGAGCTTTGTTTGCAGATTTACAGGACAATCTTGTGACATGTGAAAAACCACCGGACAAGCAAAGTAGCAAAACTGAAGCTGAAACACAGCATAAGCGCTGTGTTGATAATCACAATGGTACCGTCTTGCATCATAACAATATTCTGAAGTCCACAGCTTATGGTAATGATAAGAAAAGGACGGTTCAGGGCTGTTTATCCAACATGAAAGAGTATGTCTGTTCAGGCAAACAAGTCACAGGCATTAGAGATGAAGGCGCCAcaacaagtttgaaaaacaacataatggaCACAACCACATGTCAAAGTGGGTTCCAGCTGGCCAGTGGGAAAGATATTTCTATTTCAGCAAAAGCAATGCAAGAGGCAGATGCTTTCTTCAAAGACTGTGACACAATGGACACTGACACTGGGATGTCAGTtaacaaaaaagagagcaaagcACCCTTGTCTAGAAATGTCATTCATAAGAAAACCCTCCTAAAATATCTAAATGTTCAAGGGATGGAAGTACAGCTCCCTGAAAAACCAATCAATGAGTCTGAAAATGGGAATGCTTGTCAAGCTGCACCCCTTACAGAGGTTGtacaacaaaaagaggagaTTCCCAATTTTGGTTTTAAGAATATGGCGGCTTTAACAAATGCAGCCTTTTTCAATGGAAACCCTTCATCGACTGTAGAGGTACTTTCATCTCTCTCAGGCACAACATCAAAGAATATTGGCTCATCTGCCATCGATGAGTTGAGAAATGATAGTTGTTCTTCTATAGCCAGTGGGAAAAAAGTTTCCATTTCGGCTGACACAATGAAAAAAGCAGAACATCTTTTGAATGAAATTCATACACTTGAGGGCActaacaaaaaactgaaaccgAAAGGAGATGCTTTAAGAACAGGTCATCTCACCAATCACAATCAGCTTCTACCACCTAAAAATTGTGGATTTCAGAAAGCCAGTGGAAAAGGAGTTGTCATTTCATCTACAGCTCTGAAGAAAGCAAAACTGTTGTTGAGTGAATGTGATGGAGTTGAGGATGAAATTGGTGTAAAACCAATGCATTCCAAGACTCAGGTTCCTGGTCCACAACCCAGGAATAGTGAATTTCTTGCAGCCAGTGGTAAACCAGTGGCATTTTCATCTGAGGCCCTCCAGAAGGCAAAAGCTCTCTTTAGTGACATTGCTTTTAGTGCAGAATTCCCTGCTGCTTCAGACACAAGGAACAGGGATAAGAAACAAGGCAATGCTGGAAATACAGAGAAAATGCATTGTGGTTTCACAACTGCGGGGGGAGCAAAACTCCATGTGTCACAGAATAATCTGCTGAAAGCAAAGGACCATTTGAAAGAGTTTGATGATGATTGTATTTCAGCAAAAGAAATGCAAGAATCAGATGCTTTCTTTGAGGACTGGGATTTTGAGAACAGTATTGATGGCAAGGCGGTCAAACATGAGAAAAGTACACCACCCTTGAGTGGAAGTGGCTGTGAGAAGAGAAGTAGTTCTGGAGAGCCTGGAAGTGGATGCATTGAGTTTGACAACGTGAATGTTGGACcagacataaaacatgaagaGATGCTGCATCCTCATGATAAGGAGATTCACAAAGGTGTTTTTAAGAACACGTCGGATTCTCTCAAAGCAGCTTCTGTGCATGGAAACTCATCTGTGATGACCCAGCCATTTTCTGCTCAGTTGTGCACCACATCAGTTAACATTAGTTCATCTGCCATCAATGAATCAAGCACTGGTGGTGGATTCTGTACAGCCAGCGGGATCAAAGTATTTGTGTCAAATGACGCAATTACAAAAGCAAAGTCTTTAGTGGATAAGAGTACTACATTtgaggacacaaacaaacatctgaaacacAGAGAATATACTTTTTTACCACAGAACAGTGGATTTCAGACAGACGGTTGCAAAGGAGTTCCCATTTCATCTGCAGCCCTAGAGCAAGCAAAAACTTTGTTAAATGAATGTGAAAGAGCTGAGGGTGGAGTTGATATAAAGCCACCCCATTCAAAGATGCCAGTTCCTGGTCTACCACCCAGGAATAGTGGATTTCTTGCAGCCAGTGGTAAACCAGTGGCATTTTCATCTGAGGCCCTCCAGAAGGCAAAAGCTCTCTTCAGTGATATCAGTTTCAGTGCAGAGATCCCTGCTGCTTCAGACACAAGGAACAGTGACAAGAAACAAGGAGATGctgaaaatacagagaaaatgcATTGTGGTTTCACAACTGCAGGGGGAGCAGAAGTCCATGTGTCCCAGAACAGTCTGttgaaagcaaaaaaacttttgaaagaatttGATGGTGACTGTATTTCAGCAAAAGCAATGCAAGAAACAGATTCTTTCTTTGAGGGTTGTGATATTAAGGATGATAACAATAGCAAAAGAAAAGCACCCATGAGCAGAACTGGGggtgagaagaaaaacatttatgcagAGCCTGGAGGTGGACACTGGATGCTGCACCCTGATGATGAGGAGATtcacaaagctgtttttaagaaTACATCGGATTCTCTCAAAGCAGCTTCTGTACATGGAAACCCATCTGTGATGACAAAGCCTCTTTCTTCCCAATTGAACCCAACGTCAAAGAACGTAAGTTCCTCTACCATCAATGAATCGAATGGTGGTGGATTCTGTACAGCCAGTGGGAAAAAAGTATCTTTGTCAGATGATGCAATGACAAAAGCAAAGTCTTTACTGAATGAAATTGCTACATTtgaggacacaaacaaacatctgaaacaaaagcaaagtaCTTTTCCAGCACAAAACGGTGGATTTCAGACAGCCAGTGGCAAAGGAGTTTCTATTTCATCCGCAGCCCTAAAGAAGGCAAAAACTTTGTTAAATGAATGTGATGGAGTTGAGGATGGAGTCGATGTGAACCCATCACATCCAAAGATGCAAGTTCTCAGTCCACTGCCGGGGAATAGTGGATTTCTTGCAGCCAGTGGTAAACCAGTGGCATTTTCATCTGAGGCCCGCCAGAAGGCAAAAGCTCTCTTTAGTGACATTGCTTTCAGTGCAGAGATCCCTGCTGCTTCAGACACAAGGAACAGTGACAAGAAACAAGGAGATGctgaaaatacagagaaaatgcATTGTGGTTTCACAACTGCAGGGGGAGCAAAAGTCCATGTGTCACAGAACAATCTGCTGAAAGCAAAGAACTTTTGGAAAGAATTTGATGATGGAGAGTATCGTGATTCAAACTCATATCCAGGAGGCCCCCATAAATCTGatttatcaaaagtaaaaataacttcaaattcTAATCTCACCACAGCCAGTGAAGAGAACAAGTTCAATGCCCCTCGGGTATTAAAACCTTTGCAAGAGATGGACCATGGAAACGAAACTTCTCAAAATCCAAGTTTACCTCGTTGCTTTTCTATTAAAGACAAGACACATACAAATCCATCAGGGGTGTGCAACCTCAATGACAACCCTGGAGAAGAAATGTCAAGCATGTTGGACTATGAAACTAATCAGACAATCAGCAGCGAGGGACCTGATGCCAAAAGGCCACAAGAGTCTTCAGTCCTAAACTTTAAGTCACTTAATCTAAGTGGCTGCACTGACACCCAGCAAAGGTTTTTCGCCCAGGAAGCTCTGGACTGCACTAAAGCTTTGTTAGAAGATGAAGGTCTAGCTGGCCAAAGTCTCTCAATGACTTTAGAAGATGTACCACTGCAAGATAACCCCAAATCCAGCTTCAGATCTGAAGAGGAACAAAAGGGAACAGGGAAAAGATCAGTGGAGGACCCAGATGTGACGG GTCAGCCTCCCCTGAAAAGACGATTACTTGAAGAATTCGACAGGACTATTCATGGTCCAAGAGGTTCAACACTCAATCCAGAAAAAAGTTTTCCAAATG GTGTAATGAAAGACAGGAGAGTTTTCCAGTACAGTGACTCTCTTAAACCAAACATCACAAGGCCACACAG gAATGGAAAAAACTCTGTGGAAACCACGTTGCagaagacaacaacaacacaacactcaACTCCGGGAAACAGAAAATCAGCACATTCAAAGACGCCAGTGTTTGTTCCTCCATTCCTCAAGAATGCAAAGACTGAGCATCGCAAGAATACAGAGCTTAAGGACACAATAAGAACACCTTCTGTATTTGTGCCTccattcaaaaaacaaagaactgtTGTTCAAGAGATCTCCTCTAAaccacaggaggaggaggaggataaacACCGCCATCTCTCTGCTACGCACTTTAACGGCAACACTTTTGTACTGcccactaaaaacacacaaagcactACAGATGAAACTGGTAATAAAAGCAAAGAAGACATTCAGACAGTGGCTTTGGCTGACACTCCAAATGATTATTTGATGAATAATCAAAAGCTTCCTGTTGGGTGTGGATCAGAGGACTCTGCTGCAGAGGTATCACTTGTGGACAACACTTTGTCTGCAAGCCAAG CCATGTTTCAGAATCTTCAAAACATAGAGCTGGCCCGTGATATGCAAGATATGAGGATCAGAAAAAAGAAGCGCCAGACCATTCGACCTTTACCAGGCAGTTTGTTTCTAACCAAAACCTCAGGAGTATTGAGGATAccattaaaagctgcagtgaaTGGAAAGTCTCCTGCAAGATACAGCAAAAAACAG ctgtatGGACACGGAGTTCATCAGCATGTGTTTAAGATCACCAGTGAAACAGCAGAATCTTTTCGCTTCAGTTTAGGACAGTTTATCAAACAGGAAGCATTTATAGACGGTGGTGGCGTTCAGCTCGCTGATGGAGGATGGCTGATCCCCAGCAAGGATGGGACTGCAGGGAAGGAAGAGTTTTATAG AGCATTATGTGACACCCCAGGTGTTGATCCAAAACTGATCAGCGAGGAGTGGGTGCACAATCACTACAGATGGATTGTGTGGAAGCAGGCGTCCATGGAAAGATCATTTCCAGAAACAATGGGCAGCCTCTGTCTCACTCCAGAGCAGGTTCTCCTCCAGCTGAAGTACAG ATATGATGTGGAGGTGGACCACAGCCGCAGGCCGGCTCTGAGAAAGATCATGGAGAAGGACGATACATCCGCCAAAACCCTGGTCCTCTGCGTTTGTGGGGTCGTCTCCAGGGGTCACTCCCTAAACAAGCAGAGTTTCAATGACGCCAAGACTCCACAAG GTCGAGTGGCTGTTGGTGGCAAGTTGATCATCCACGGGGCTCAGCTGATGGGATCACAAGATGCCTGCTCCCCTCTGGAGGCTCCTGAATCTCTCATGTTAAAG ATTTGTGCCAATAGCAGCAGACCTGCACGATGGAATACTAAACTGGGATTTCACAGAGATCCACGGCCATTTCTGCTTCCTGTCTCCTGTTTGTACAGCAGTGGAGGACCAGTAGGATGTGTGGACATTATTATACTCAGAAGCTACCCAATACAA TGGATGGAGAGGAAACCAGATGGAGGCGTTGTCTTCCGTTCTGTTCGTGCAGAAGAGAAGGAGGCAAGACGATACAACAGCCACAAACAAAAAGCTATGGAGATCCTGTTTGCCAGGATTCAAGCTGAATTTGAGAAGGAGGACAAAG GTAATAACAAACCTCAACGTAGAAGACGGACAATCAGTCGTCAGAGTATTGCAAGTCTTCAGGATGGAGAGGAGCTCTATGAGGCAGTGAAGGATGACCCAGCTTACTTCGAG GCACATTTGAGTGAACAGCAGTTGGAGAGTCTACAAACCTACAGACGTTCTCTGATAGAGAGGAAGCAGGCAGCGCTGCAGGATCGCTACCGACGAGCTTTAGAAAATGCAGAGGACAGTGAAGGAAGCTGTCCCAAACGGGACGTTACACCTGTGTGGAGACTCTGCATTGCTGACTCCAGCGACAAACCCGGCAGTG tttaccAGTTGAACCTTTGGCGACCTCCCTCAGATCTTCAGTCTCTACTGAAGGAAGGCTGTCGATACAAAGTGTACAATCTCGCCACTTCGGATGGAAAGAAACCTGGCGGTACCTCAACTCTTCAGCTAACTGgtacaaagaaaacacagtttcaagACCTACAG GCTTCTCAGGAATGGTTATCAACACGTTTTCAATCGAGGGTCTCCACCCATTTTGTGGATCTTCAGAACACAGAATTCCAGCCGCTGTGTGGAGAGGTTGATCTCGCAGGATATGTCATCAGTATCATAGATGGACAGg GTTTTTCTCCTGCATTTTATCTGACCGATGGGAAAATGAACTTTGTAAAAGTGCGCTGTTTCAGCAGCTTTGCCCAGTCTGGCTTGGATGATTGGGTAAAACCACGTGCCCTGTTAGCTCTGAGCAACCTGCAACTGAGAGGTCAGTCCACAGCTCCCACTCCTGTTGTGTACGCTGGAGATCTGACTGTCTTCTCAACAAACCCCAAGGAAGTTCACCTGCAGGAAATCTTCAGTCAACTCAGAAATCTGGTCCAG GGTCAGGAGAATTTCTTTCCCATCGCTGAAGAGAAGCTTTCACATTTAGTCAAATCTGATGGCCTGAGGTCCATCTCCTCTCCGGCTCTGCAAACACGAGCCTCACCTTCTGCAACAATCAGAAGACAAGACACGAAAACACGT GTGATGTCTCAGCAGCCAGCCAGAAGCCTCGGGTCCTTCACACCGGTCAGCAGGAAACCTTCCGCAGCAAACTGTTCGACTGAGAAAGACCCCTGCGccctgaagaggaagagagctcTGGACTATCTGTCTCGTGTCCCGTCTCCACCACCTCTCTCCCATCTGGTCTCAATGGCTTCTCCGTGTGTAAATAAGACTTTCAACCCCCCTCGAAGGTCAGGGACACCTAGCACTTTAAAAACTGTACAGACTCCAGTCATTACACCAGTGGAGGACGAATGGGTGAATGATGAGGAGCTGGCTATGATTGATACGCAGGCATTGCATGTTGGTGATTTACTGTAG